In Halanaeroarchaeum sp. HSR-CO, one DNA window encodes the following:
- the hemG gene encoding protoporphyrinogen oxidase — protein sequence MSGSREEHRIAVIGAGMSGLATVHYLPDEFDVVVYEADDEVGGVVSSLHRDGHVLETGPQRLRSTGPVEAFIDAYDLHDEVVVGDDDQPLFAYFDGALRPMPLSVRRAITTDLLSWRGKARVLLEPLTGPPQDDETVAEYLARAFGREAATRFMGPLYSGLYGSDPDEMYVRYSLGKALEHAGIEGSVLRSVLGKLREGVDIPEIITFTDGLQTLPAAIYDRHAESIHLGTAVTDLETAGEGYRLYTEDGTDPVDTVVLATPAPTAGSLLQSVAPAAGDAIAGLTYNALGVVHLHSAYDGHGHGFHVVDDGYITGGSTWNHSMLGREGIYTSYVASGDPSTLSTEPSVLGRRAATEFEEITGAPATPIEVTVLRPGMPAYDRSWTNLDALELPEDIHLCTAFTERAGIVGRLVDGKRTATAIAEQ from the coding sequence ATGTCGGGATCACGTGAGGAGCACCGAATCGCCGTTATCGGGGCGGGAATGTCCGGGCTGGCGACGGTCCACTATCTTCCCGACGAGTTCGACGTCGTGGTCTACGAGGCCGACGACGAGGTGGGCGGGGTCGTCTCGTCGCTCCACCGGGACGGCCACGTGCTCGAGACCGGGCCACAGCGCCTGCGGTCGACGGGACCCGTCGAGGCCTTCATCGACGCCTACGACCTCCACGACGAGGTCGTCGTCGGCGACGACGATCAACCCCTCTTCGCGTACTTCGACGGTGCCCTGCGACCAATGCCCCTCTCGGTCCGTCGAGCGATCACTACCGACCTGCTCTCCTGGCGGGGCAAGGCACGTGTCCTCCTGGAACCGCTGACCGGTCCCCCCCAGGACGACGAGACGGTCGCGGAATACCTCGCTCGTGCCTTCGGCCGCGAGGCGGCGACGCGCTTTATGGGGCCGCTGTACAGCGGCCTCTACGGCTCCGATCCGGATGAGATGTACGTCCGGTACTCCCTGGGCAAGGCCCTCGAGCACGCCGGCATCGAAGGCAGCGTCCTGCGGTCTGTCCTCGGTAAGCTCCGCGAGGGCGTCGACATCCCCGAGATCATCACCTTTACCGACGGTCTCCAGACGCTCCCGGCGGCGATTTACGACCGCCATGCCGAGAGCATCCACCTGGGGACGGCCGTCACTGACCTGGAGACGGCGGGGGAGGGCTATCGACTATACACAGAAGACGGTACCGACCCTGTGGATACCGTCGTCCTCGCCACGCCGGCGCCCACGGCCGGCAGTCTCCTCCAGTCGGTAGCGCCAGCGGCTGGGGACGCAATTGCCGGTCTCACGTACAACGCACTCGGCGTGGTTCATCTCCACTCGGCGTACGACGGCCACGGCCACGGGTTCCACGTCGTCGACGACGGCTACATCACCGGCGGCTCAACCTGGAACCACAGCATGCTCGGCCGCGAGGGGATCTACACCTCCTACGTCGCCAGCGGCGATCCGTCGACGCTGTCCACCGAACCGTCGGTCCTCGGGCGCCGTGCGGCGACCGAGTTCGAGGAGATCACGGGCGCGCCGGCGACGCCGATCGAGGTCACCGTGCTCCGGCCGGGAATGCCCGCCTACGACCGGTCGTGGACCAATTTGGACGCCCTCGAACTCCCCGAGGACATCCACCTCTGTACAGCGTTCACCGAACGCGCCGGGATCGTTGGCCGGCTCGTCGACGGAAAGCGGACCGCGACCGCCATCGCGGAACAGTAA
- a CDS encoding helix-turn-helix domain-containing protein produces MQEPSSSTSKFDDVPDELGLDPMVCADECAVRFRIEIVPNDGCLLAEADERVDVIQHNFDEDECDVVIRRADGTDRQLYHGSTSDIAACPLVVMRDYDVSPAVHSVTAEGFVVDGFVSDEERVWPLIDELRALFDSVTVRHVIHQDELGQSPTIDTVDLAELTEKQRRVLETAYREGYFERPRETSQAALAKRFDVSKQAVSRLLARAERTILDQLSLD; encoded by the coding sequence ATGCAGGAACCCTCGTCCAGCACATCGAAATTCGACGACGTGCCCGACGAACTCGGCCTCGACCCGATGGTCTGCGCAGATGAGTGTGCTGTTCGGTTCCGCATCGAGATCGTTCCGAACGATGGGTGTTTGCTCGCAGAAGCCGACGAGCGCGTCGATGTCATCCAGCACAACTTCGACGAGGACGAGTGCGACGTGGTTATCCGCCGGGCGGACGGGACCGACCGCCAGTTGTATCACGGCTCGACGAGCGACATCGCGGCGTGTCCGTTGGTCGTCATGCGGGATTACGACGTCTCGCCGGCCGTCCACAGCGTCACGGCCGAAGGCTTCGTCGTCGACGGCTTCGTCTCCGATGAGGAGCGGGTCTGGCCGCTGATCGACGAGCTTCGTGCCCTGTTCGATTCGGTGACCGTCCGTCACGTCATCCATCAGGACGAACTCGGGCAGTCGCCGACCATAGACACCGTGGACCTCGCGGAACTGACGGAGAAGCAACGGCGCGTCCTCGAAACGGCGTATCGGGAGGGCTATTTCGAGCGCCCTCGTGAGACCTCGCAGGCGGCCCTCGCGAAGCGGTTCGACGTCTCGAAACAGGCCGTCTCCCGGTTGCTCGCACGGGCCGAACGGACCATTCTCGACCAGCTCTCGCTCGACTAG
- a CDS encoding AAA family ATPase, with the protein MSTDADTLDLVVTTDPQPARADEAGIERAVMRRLGVAPGEYVAVEGRDRTVASVSRASVDTDGVALGPAVRENAAVDPGDRVTVAKTTLEPASQVTVAPTRAVDVQEGEVPLGRALAGRPVSSGDAVDATLLDGTLSLPFVVTDTIPDEPVLLTEQTTVLVRDEPVREGGSASITVDDVGGLDDAIGTLRESITSPLTEPGRFERLGERRVGGVLLTGPAGSGKTLLAQAVATEMDVHVVWLDSADVAGMRSPAVGEACSKVVREARANAPTLVVVDELDEIAPADDRSTDRSQRIAAHLRSLVDALAAESGVALLGIARKPGDVDPSLRRGGRLERDVSLGVPSSEERREILDVRTRDVTLGDDVDLDEIAARTHGFVGADLSALVSEAVLAAARREDADAVSIRDFERALAVAEPSAMRDHHVDVPTVTYEDVGGLEEAKRALVRSVEWPMRFPDLFEYMDATPPRGILLYGPPGTGKTMLAKAVAHATEANFISVKGPEVLDKWVGESERAIRDIFETARQHAPSVVFFDEVDAISPRRGEDVGTQVVERVVSQLLTEMDGLEPLDDVVVIGATNRPDVIDPALVRTGRFEQLVEVGLPDRAARRDIFTVHTASVPMEGVNLDALAAETAGYTGSDIEAVVREASLLAIEAAVEGRRGGDPRVTAEDFARGLAAVTPSAPHGGEGGD; encoded by the coding sequence ATGAGCACCGACGCCGACACCCTCGACCTCGTGGTCACGACCGATCCCCAACCCGCTCGCGCCGACGAAGCCGGCATCGAACGAGCGGTCATGCGCCGCCTGGGGGTCGCCCCGGGCGAGTACGTCGCCGTCGAGGGCCGCGACCGGACCGTAGCCTCGGTCTCTCGAGCCAGCGTCGACACCGATGGCGTCGCACTTGGTCCGGCGGTCAGGGAGAACGCCGCCGTCGACCCCGGTGACCGCGTCACGGTGGCAAAGACCACTCTCGAACCTGCCTCGCAGGTCACCGTCGCCCCGACGCGGGCGGTGGACGTCCAGGAGGGCGAGGTGCCACTCGGCCGCGCACTGGCGGGGCGGCCGGTCTCGTCGGGCGACGCGGTCGACGCTACACTCCTCGACGGGACCCTCTCGCTCCCGTTCGTGGTCACCGACACGATACCCGACGAGCCCGTGTTGCTCACCGAGCAGACGACGGTCCTGGTCCGGGACGAACCGGTCCGCGAGGGTGGGTCGGCGTCGATCACCGTCGACGACGTCGGCGGTCTCGACGACGCGATCGGCACGCTCCGCGAGTCCATTACCAGCCCACTGACCGAGCCCGGGCGATTCGAGCGACTGGGCGAGCGCCGCGTCGGCGGCGTCCTCCTCACCGGGCCGGCGGGGAGTGGGAAGACCCTCCTCGCGCAGGCCGTCGCCACGGAGATGGACGTCCACGTCGTCTGGCTCGACAGTGCAGACGTCGCCGGCATGCGGTCGCCAGCGGTCGGCGAGGCGTGCTCGAAGGTGGTTCGCGAAGCCCGGGCCAACGCACCGACACTGGTGGTCGTTGACGAACTCGACGAGATCGCCCCGGCCGACGACCGGTCGACGGATCGGAGCCAGCGGATCGCGGCCCACCTCCGGTCGCTCGTCGACGCGCTCGCGGCCGAATCCGGCGTCGCCCTGCTCGGTATCGCGCGCAAGCCCGGCGACGTGGATCCGTCACTCCGCCGGGGCGGTCGCCTCGAACGCGACGTCTCGCTCGGGGTGCCGTCCAGCGAGGAACGCCGGGAGATTCTCGACGTTCGGACCAGGGACGTCACCCTGGGCGATGACGTCGATCTCGACGAGATCGCGGCGCGGACACACGGGTTCGTCGGGGCGGACCTCTCGGCGCTGGTCTCGGAGGCGGTGCTGGCCGCAGCGCGGCGCGAGGACGCCGACGCCGTCTCCATCCGGGATTTCGAACGGGCGCTCGCGGTCGCCGAACCCAGCGCGATGCGGGACCACCACGTGGACGTCCCGACCGTCACGTACGAGGACGTCGGCGGACTCGAGGAGGCCAAGCGGGCGCTCGTCCGGAGCGTGGAGTGGCCGATGCGGTTCCCCGACCTCTTCGAGTACATGGACGCGACGCCACCCCGTGGAATACTGCTCTACGGCCCCCCGGGGACGGGAAAGACCATGCTCGCGAAGGCGGTCGCCCACGCGACCGAGGCGAACTTCATCTCGGTGAAGGGGCCAGAGGTGCTCGACAAGTGGGTCGGCGAGAGCGAACGCGCGATCAGGGACATCTTCGAGACCGCCCGCCAGCACGCCCCGAGCGTGGTGTTCTTCGACGAGGTCGACGCCATCTCCCCGCGGCGGGGCGAGGACGTCGGCACCCAGGTGGTCGAACGGGTGGTCTCCCAGCTCCTCACCGAGATGGACGGCCTGGAGCCACTCGACGACGTGGTGGTCATCGGCGCGACCAACCGACCGGACGTCATCGACCCCGCCCTGGTCCGGACCGGGCGCTTCGAACAGTTGGTCGAGGTCGGGCTGCCCGACCGGGCCGCTCGCCGGGACATCTTCACCGTCCACACCGCCTCGGTGCCGATGGAAGGGGTGAACCTGGACGCACTCGCCGCGGAGACCGCCGGCTACACCGGGAGCGACATCGAGGCGGTGGTCCGAGAAGCGAGTCTGCTCGCCATCGAGGCCGCCGTCGAGGGCCGCCGGGGCGGTGATCCCCGGGTCACGGCCGAGGACTTCGCCCGGGGGCTGGCCGCGGTCACTCCCTCCGCCCCGCACGGTGGCGAGGGCGGCGACTGA
- a CDS encoding RNA-binding domain-containing protein, whose translation MTTYKIAVRLEAPVNPTEVEERVVETITTLFPESEVATHGDRVTATTHDVSHFRKRLFQQRILDTARSEFFANRGPNGFSFELTKQAARNDVVNFAVGNPDELGDVQVAITVHEPDVEAFIDYLAPATEDGEPPEYPGE comes from the coding sequence ATGACGACCTACAAGATAGCCGTCCGACTCGAAGCCCCGGTCAACCCCACGGAGGTCGAAGAGCGGGTAGTCGAGACCATCACGACGCTCTTCCCCGAGAGCGAGGTCGCGACCCACGGCGACCGGGTGACCGCAACGACCCACGACGTCTCGCATTTCCGCAAACGGCTCTTCCAGCAGCGGATCCTGGACACCGCGCGGTCGGAGTTCTTCGCGAACCGGGGGCCAAACGGGTTCTCCTTCGAACTCACGAAACAGGCCGCCCGGAACGACGTGGTCAACTTCGCGGTCGGCAACCCCGACGAACTCGGCGACGTCCAGGTGGCTATCACCGTCCACGAACCGGACGTCGAAGCGTTCATCGACTACCTGGCGCCCGCGACGGAGGACGGCGAGCCACCCGAGTATCCGGGCGAGTGA
- a CDS encoding signal recognition particle protein Srp54 yields MVLDDLGSSLRGTLDKLRGKSRISEEDVDEVVKEIQRSLLQADVDTGLVMALSEDIKSRALDEEPPGGTTARDHVLRIVYEELVALVGDSTELPLEEQTILLAGLQGSGKTTTAAKMAWWFSKKGLRPAVIQTDTFRPGAYDQAKQMAESAEVSFYGDPDEDDPVTIAREGLEATSEAEVHIVDTAGRHALEEDLIDEIEEIEATVDPDNRLLVLDAAIGQGAKEQAQRFDDAIGIDGVVITKLDGTAKGGGALTAVNETGSTIAFLGSGETVQDIERFEPSGFISRLLGMGDLKQLTERVERAMQETEAEEEDWDPEDMLQGEFTLKDMRHQMKAIDRMGPLGQVMDMIPGMGGNVMDQLPDDAMDVTQERMRSFDVIMDSMTEGELENPRSIGQSRTERIARGSGTTEDDVRELLEQYRMMSRAIKQFQGMGDSDMQRMMKQMEGGGDMGDLGGNGPF; encoded by the coding sequence ATGGTACTCGACGACCTCGGGAGTTCCCTGCGGGGGACACTCGACAAACTCCGTGGGAAGTCCCGCATCAGCGAGGAGGACGTCGACGAGGTCGTCAAGGAGATCCAGCGGTCGCTGCTCCAGGCCGACGTCGACACGGGCCTCGTCATGGCGCTCTCCGAGGACATCAAATCCCGGGCCCTCGACGAGGAACCGCCCGGCGGGACCACCGCCAGGGACCACGTCCTCCGGATCGTCTACGAAGAACTCGTCGCCCTCGTCGGCGACTCCACCGAGCTACCGCTCGAAGAGCAGACCATCCTGCTCGCCGGCCTCCAGGGGTCGGGGAAGACCACGACCGCCGCCAAGATGGCCTGGTGGTTCTCGAAGAAGGGACTGCGCCCCGCGGTCATCCAGACCGACACCTTCCGCCCCGGCGCGTACGACCAGGCCAAGCAGATGGCCGAATCCGCCGAGGTCTCCTTCTACGGCGATCCGGACGAGGACGACCCCGTCACCATCGCTCGCGAGGGACTCGAGGCGACGAGCGAGGCCGAGGTCCACATCGTCGACACCGCCGGTCGCCACGCCCTCGAAGAAGATCTCATCGACGAGATCGAGGAGATCGAGGCGACGGTCGACCCGGACAACCGGCTGCTCGTCCTCGACGCGGCCATCGGCCAGGGTGCCAAAGAGCAGGCCCAGCGGTTCGACGACGCCATCGGCATCGACGGCGTCGTCATCACCAAACTCGACGGGACGGCCAAGGGTGGCGGGGCGCTGACCGCCGTCAACGAGACGGGCTCGACCATCGCGTTCCTCGGGTCGGGCGAGACCGTCCAGGACATCGAACGCTTCGAGCCCTCGGGGTTCATCTCCCGGCTCCTCGGCATGGGGGACCTGAAACAGCTCACCGAGCGCGTCGAGCGCGCGATGCAGGAGACCGAAGCCGAAGAGGAGGACTGGGACCCGGAGGACATGCTCCAGGGCGAGTTCACCCTCAAGGACATGCGCCACCAGATGAAGGCCATCGACCGCATGGGCCCGCTGGGGCAGGTCATGGACATGATCCCGGGGATGGGCGGCAACGTCATGGACCAGTTGCCCGACGACGCGATGGACGTCACCCAGGAACGGATGCGCTCGTTCGACGTCATCATGGACTCGATGACCGAGGGGGAACTCGAGAACCCGCGCTCCATCGGCCAGAGCCGCACGGAGCGTATCGCCCGCGGCAGCGGGACCACCGAGGACGACGTCAGGGAGTTGCTCGAGCAGTACCGGATGATGTCCCGCGCCATCAAGCAGTTCCAGGGGATGGGCGACAGCGATATGCAGCGGATGATGAAACAGATGGAAGGCGGCGGCGACATGGGCGACCTGGGCGGCAACGGTCCGTTCTGA
- a CDS encoding 4Fe-4S binding protein yields the protein MQLVVTVLLAVGGLQFVAWVAHFRYGTPYVPLPSSVEAFLPLSALVGVKAWVSTGYVPAVHPAAFVLFVGVLATAVVVQRGVCSWACPVGFLQERLRLVAESIGISRRRPPELLDWGLRSIKYLVLAFFLQVIAFDFSGADAIAFLQSPYNAVSAVKMLDFWLAPSPAVVVTVGLLVLGTVFVEDVWCRYLCPYGALLAIVGRVSPVSIDVERDRSACTDCGACTRACPNRIAIDELETVSNLECTRCSTCIETCPEDALTYSTLGRRVSPLAVGLAIVVLVGTAVLVGMATGHWNSAVSYHEWGRLIQQLDTVGHPPY from the coding sequence ATGCAACTGGTCGTTACGGTCCTGTTGGCCGTCGGCGGTCTCCAGTTCGTCGCCTGGGTCGCTCATTTCCGGTACGGAACGCCGTACGTACCGCTGCCGTCGAGCGTCGAAGCCTTTCTGCCACTCAGTGCCCTCGTCGGCGTGAAAGCCTGGGTGTCGACGGGATACGTGCCCGCAGTCCACCCGGCGGCGTTCGTGCTCTTCGTCGGCGTTCTCGCGACTGCCGTGGTCGTCCAGCGGGGGGTCTGCAGCTGGGCGTGTCCGGTCGGGTTCCTCCAGGAGCGTCTCCGGCTGGTCGCCGAGTCGATAGGAATCTCCCGACGCCGCCCACCAGAGCTCCTGGACTGGGGACTGCGGTCGATCAAGTATCTCGTTCTCGCGTTCTTCCTGCAGGTCATCGCCTTCGATTTCTCGGGGGCCGACGCGATCGCATTCCTCCAGTCGCCATATAACGCCGTCTCGGCCGTGAAGATGCTCGACTTCTGGCTCGCGCCCTCCCCCGCCGTCGTGGTGACCGTCGGCCTCCTCGTACTCGGAACGGTCTTCGTCGAAGACGTCTGGTGTCGGTATCTCTGTCCGTACGGGGCGCTCCTCGCGATCGTCGGGCGCGTGAGTCCCGTCTCGATCGACGTGGAACGGGATCGGTCCGCGTGTACCGACTGTGGCGCCTGTACGCGCGCCTGCCCGAACCGGATCGCGATCGACGAACTCGAAACCGTCTCGAACCTCGAGTGCACGCGGTGTAGCACGTGTATCGAGACCTGTCCGGAGGACGCGCTCACCTATTCGACGCTCGGCCGACGGGTTTCGCCGCTGGCCGTCGGCCTCGCCATCGTGGTGCTCGTCGGGACGGCTGTTCTCGTGGGCATGGCGACGGGCCACTGGAACTCCGCCGTGAGCTATCACGAGTGGGGTCGGCTGATACAGCAACTGGATACGGTCGGCCACCCACCGTATTGA
- a CDS encoding magnesium transporter — translation MSVREVVVESFREGAAPIAASAVGGLTAGVILGGMQEQLAALPGLLVLVPALLATRGNVYGAFASRIASGLHQGLIDSHIRPDDRLQAAVIAAMSNNILASGFAAMLTVVILRWIDYPVAGMAELFGIAVLAAFLAGLVLTVVVIVVMLLGFRRGIDPDTLVGPLVTTTGDVIGIGFLLIAVEIVLALGVA, via the coding sequence ATGAGCGTCCGCGAGGTGGTCGTGGAGAGCTTCCGGGAGGGAGCCGCCCCCATCGCCGCGAGCGCGGTCGGCGGGTTGACCGCCGGCGTCATCCTCGGGGGGATGCAAGAGCAACTCGCCGCGCTCCCCGGCTTGCTCGTCCTCGTCCCCGCGCTGCTGGCGACCCGGGGAAACGTCTACGGTGCGTTCGCCTCCCGCATCGCCTCCGGCCTCCACCAGGGGCTGATCGATTCTCACATCCGACCGGACGACCGGCTCCAGGCCGCCGTTATCGCCGCGATGTCGAACAACATCCTCGCGAGTGGCTTCGCCGCGATGCTCACGGTCGTGATTCTCCGCTGGATCGACTATCCGGTCGCCGGGATGGCCGAGCTGTTCGGTATCGCCGTACTCGCGGCCTTCCTCGCGGGACTCGTGTTGACAGTCGTCGTGATCGTCGTCATGCTGCTCGGGTTCCGGCGCGGCATCGACCCGGACACCCTCGTGGGCCCACTGGTGACGACGACCGGGGACGTCATCGGTATCGGCTTTCTGTTGATCGCCGTCGAGATCGTCCTCGCGCTGGGGGTCGCGTAG
- the ftsY gene encoding signal recognition particle-docking protein FtsY: MFEGLKEKLGSFREDAEEVAEEAAEDDTDQSAAAPETAAAQTSSDADVDDELPVADEDAAGGGSEEAAESDAEDDGPSLGEKAKSLATGKVILDEDDLEGPLWDLEMALLESDVEMSVAEAILDTIEADLTGERRGFTERTENLVEAALRDALLEVIAVGQFDFDEYVAASEKPVVIVFTGVNGVGKTTTIAKLAKYLEERGYSSVLANGDTYRAGANEQIQEHADRLEKKLIHHEQGGDPTAVIYDAVEYAEANDVDVVLGDTAGRLHTSNDLMAQLEKLDRIVEPDLTIFVDEAVAGQDAVNRAKEFDSAASIDGTILTMADADAQGGAAISIAYVTGKPILFLGTGQGYDDIEKFDPEGLVDDLLGEE; this comes from the coding sequence ATGTTCGAGGGGTTGAAGGAGAAACTCGGGTCGTTCCGGGAGGACGCCGAGGAGGTCGCCGAGGAAGCGGCCGAAGATGACACAGACCAGTCAGCCGCAGCGCCGGAGACCGCGGCGGCCCAGACGTCGTCGGACGCCGACGTCGACGACGAACTGCCGGTTGCCGACGAGGACGCGGCTGGCGGCGGGAGTGAGGAGGCGGCCGAATCGGACGCCGAGGACGACGGTCCCTCACTCGGAGAGAAGGCCAAGTCCCTGGCGACCGGGAAGGTCATCCTCGACGAGGACGACCTCGAGGGGCCGCTCTGGGACCTCGAGATGGCGCTCCTCGAGAGCGACGTGGAGATGAGCGTCGCGGAGGCCATCCTCGACACCATCGAGGCCGACCTCACCGGCGAGCGTCGTGGGTTCACCGAACGGACAGAGAACCTCGTCGAGGCCGCCCTCCGGGACGCGCTGCTCGAGGTCATCGCGGTCGGCCAGTTCGACTTCGACGAGTACGTCGCGGCGAGCGAGAAACCGGTCGTCATCGTCTTCACCGGGGTCAACGGCGTCGGAAAGACGACGACCATCGCCAAACTGGCGAAGTACCTCGAGGAGCGCGGCTACTCGAGCGTGCTCGCCAACGGCGACACCTACCGGGCCGGGGCCAACGAGCAGATCCAGGAACACGCCGACAGGCTCGAGAAGAAGCTCATCCACCACGAGCAGGGCGGCGACCCGACCGCGGTCATCTACGACGCGGTCGAGTACGCCGAGGCCAACGACGTCGACGTCGTCCTCGGGGACACGGCCGGTCGACTCCACACGAGCAACGACCTGATGGCTCAGCTCGAGAAACTGGATCGGATCGTCGAGCCCGACCTGACGATCTTCGTGGACGAGGCCGTCGCCGGCCAGGACGCGGTGAACCGGGCGAAGGAGTTCGATTCCGCGGCGTCGATCGACGGCACCATCCTCACGATGGCCGACGCCGACGCGCAGGGCGGTGCGGCCATCTCCATCGCCTATGTGACCGGGAAGCCCATCCTCTTTCTTGGCACCGGCCAGGGGTACGACGACATCGAGAAATTCGACCCCGAAGGGCTCGTCGACGACCTGCTCGGCGAGGAGTGA
- a CDS encoding magnesium transporter, translating to MLGGQGTQQWTLRGILRATMPVLLVLTIVAVGSGLVLGGFEDALYEHPSLLILVPVTIGTAGSLGSLLASRLSTAFHLGTLSFSLDNEDLVGHTLATVLLALSVFPIVGVGAWAIVAGTVGSELGLTTVLTIATGSGAALSVLTVAVTLATTYGAYVLGLDPDDVVIPVVTVTCDVLGVVALYVMVTLFA from the coding sequence ATGCTCGGTGGGCAGGGCACCCAGCAGTGGACCCTCCGTGGCATCCTCCGGGCGACCATGCCCGTCCTGCTCGTGCTCACGATCGTCGCGGTCGGGTCGGGACTCGTCCTCGGTGGGTTCGAAGACGCGCTCTACGAACACCCCTCGTTGCTCATCCTCGTCCCGGTCACCATCGGCACGGCAGGGAGTCTGGGGAGCTTGCTCGCCAGTCGACTCTCGACGGCGTTCCACCTGGGGACCCTCTCGTTCTCCCTGGATAACGAGGACCTGGTCGGGCACACCCTCGCGACGGTCCTGCTCGCCCTCAGCGTGTTCCCCATCGTGGGCGTCGGCGCGTGGGCCATCGTCGCCGGAACAGTCGGGTCCGAGCTCGGGCTCACAACCGTCCTCACCATCGCCACCGGGAGCGGCGCGGCGCTCTCGGTGTTGACCGTCGCCGTTACACTCGCGACGACCTACGGTGCCTACGTCCTGGGCCTCGACCCCGACGACGTGGTCATCCCCGTGGTCACGGTTACCTGCGACGTGCTGGGGGTCGTCGCCCTCTACGTGATGGTGACGTTGTTCGCCTGA
- a CDS encoding AAA family ATPase, with translation MQVIGIVGLPGSGKSEAAAVAREMDIPVVTMGDVVRAETADRGLDPASDHGRVAQAMREENGLAAIADRSLPIIESALEDSEVVLVDGIRSGHEVAVFEAAFGDEFTLIEVFAPFDLRAERIADRGRDAAEDDGGESLAERDERERGFGMDDAIEAADVTIENTDSLEVFRDRVRTLLEEERDR, from the coding sequence ATGCAGGTCATCGGTATCGTCGGACTACCGGGGAGCGGGAAGAGCGAAGCCGCGGCCGTGGCCCGCGAGATGGACATCCCGGTCGTCACGATGGGTGACGTAGTTCGAGCGGAGACGGCGGACCGGGGGCTCGACCCCGCCTCGGATCACGGACGGGTCGCGCAGGCGATGCGGGAGGAGAACGGGCTCGCCGCCATCGCCGACCGTTCGCTCCCGATCATCGAGTCGGCACTCGAGGACAGCGAGGTCGTTCTCGTCGACGGCATCCGCTCGGGCCACGAGGTCGCGGTCTTCGAGGCGGCGTTCGGCGACGAGTTCACCCTGATCGAGGTGTTCGCGCCCTTCGACCTCCGGGCGGAGCGGATCGCCGACCGGGGACGTGATGCCGCCGAGGACGACGGCGGTGAGTCCCTGGCCGAGCGCGACGAGCGCGAACGGGGCTTCGGTATGGACGACGCCATCGAGGCGGCCGACGTCACCATCGAGAACACGGACAGCCTCGAGGTCTTTCGCGACCGCGTCCGCACGCTCCTCGAGGAGGAACGAGACCGATGA